A region of Myxococcus stipitatus DSM 14675 DNA encodes the following proteins:
- a CDS encoding AAA family ATPase has translation MSLPHLSVHADTVEKATEELMLALDDQLTRIHPRRVPEFIAATGATGRPMTVPAIPIWGAEQNSLAPLSFLGTVAPTHQSYVGLYLPRLETHWWFQGKTVPDEATDRLRDLLENHSDARLLALRSDGPEALIDVEVRATPTRLSALSPRQLRMDIRPPPLPKDADSEPAGSSNDDSEEPREEEDSWEPRKRVPRQDPGAKPTKPPPTPTLDRIGVPWHRLAADGQLDPAHEQHALVTLLRTRLAEKEAPALVLVGPSGVGKSAVLHALAEALRARTATATAEERKRPFFFVDGSRLIAGEGMWGDWQQQVMKSVREANESHAILALGHAIELLDAGKSAHSDQNVAQLLLPLLSTREVAVVAEATPESWALVERRNASFARLFSVIRVEEPSSESLARILALVAKETPGPTPLEVLPEALEECRFLCRRFLPYGAQVGNAVAFLRRLLSACAHTAQPRVTRWDAVRQFASESGIPESLLRDDMPLEPARVRDFLSTRVLGQQAAVERVASVVSVLKSGLADTRKPLGSLLFVGPTGVGKTELSKALAELLFGSRERMVRLDMGEYAGPDALVRLLGDSSTPGYLSATVRRQPFCVVLLDEIEKAHPAVHDSLLGVLGEGRLTDASGRFTDFRNAVIVLTSNLGADTWRARVGFDSLGGTPDTAALRTHYLAEVQRFFRPEMFNRLDDTIVFSPLSAELLRKLVVREVDAIRRRSGLSRHDAMLEVSESALDWLAARGFDPRYGARPLKRALERELVVPVAAWLAEHPRGGPVCLHIEAGQDHLTLRAEGLGGETEGLGRQPIEQVLEDAAALRAEVQRWSHSPPMVALRRELTVFDKMSRQPSFWEERSLAEDVARKSGDARELDKTFRECAQQTEAIEDLLFEAHLSRAVDQAESLAREVTSLRKSFLPLRERLYSSLYEYAKGATLILVPGRGGWNRACFLARAYEGWCQRNSLAYKRFVFRKPTLKEGEKATKTRVPERWIEEKVDVDVVALKPVPLAYAVRISGPTLPMLLASEHGVHRFIEGSQATLVKVHFSSHPREATSALPELTELEKKLPRQEVRRVRPGSTETSGGSVEDLRTQARVRYDAGSLRMDELLESWMNWRVFTATEKD, from the coding sequence TTGTCCCTACCGCACCTCTCCGTGCACGCGGACACGGTGGAGAAGGCCACGGAAGAGCTGATGCTGGCGTTGGATGACCAGCTCACGCGCATCCACCCCCGCCGCGTCCCGGAGTTCATCGCGGCGACAGGCGCCACCGGGCGTCCGATGACGGTGCCCGCCATCCCCATCTGGGGTGCCGAGCAGAACTCGCTGGCCCCCCTCTCCTTCCTGGGCACCGTCGCGCCCACCCACCAGTCCTATGTCGGGCTGTACCTGCCTCGGCTGGAGACGCATTGGTGGTTCCAGGGCAAGACGGTGCCGGACGAGGCCACGGACCGACTGCGCGACCTGCTGGAGAACCACTCGGATGCGCGGCTGCTGGCGCTGCGCTCGGATGGGCCGGAGGCGCTCATCGACGTGGAGGTGCGGGCCACCCCCACGCGCCTGTCCGCGCTCAGCCCTCGCCAGCTCCGCATGGACATCCGCCCGCCTCCGCTGCCAAAGGATGCGGACAGCGAGCCCGCGGGGTCGAGCAACGATGACTCCGAGGAGCCCCGGGAGGAAGAGGACTCGTGGGAGCCTCGCAAGCGCGTCCCGCGACAGGACCCGGGCGCGAAGCCCACGAAGCCGCCGCCCACGCCCACGCTGGACCGCATCGGCGTGCCCTGGCATCGGCTCGCGGCCGATGGACAGCTGGACCCGGCCCACGAGCAGCACGCCCTGGTGACGCTGCTGCGCACGCGGCTGGCCGAGAAGGAAGCCCCGGCCCTGGTGCTGGTGGGTCCCTCGGGCGTGGGCAAGTCGGCCGTCCTGCATGCGCTCGCGGAGGCCCTGCGAGCCCGCACCGCCACCGCCACCGCCGAGGAGCGCAAGCGCCCCTTCTTCTTCGTCGATGGCAGTCGCCTCATCGCCGGCGAAGGCATGTGGGGCGACTGGCAGCAGCAGGTGATGAAGTCGGTGCGCGAGGCCAACGAGTCCCACGCCATCCTCGCGCTGGGCCATGCCATCGAGCTGCTCGACGCGGGCAAGAGCGCGCACAGCGACCAGAACGTGGCGCAGCTGCTGCTCCCGCTGCTCTCCACCCGAGAGGTCGCCGTCGTCGCCGAGGCCACCCCGGAGTCCTGGGCCCTGGTGGAGCGCCGCAACGCCAGCTTCGCGCGCCTCTTCTCCGTCATCCGCGTGGAGGAGCCCTCCTCGGAGTCGCTGGCCCGCATCCTCGCGCTCGTGGCGAAGGAGACGCCGGGTCCCACGCCCCTGGAGGTGTTGCCCGAGGCGCTGGAGGAGTGCCGCTTCCTGTGTCGCCGCTTCCTGCCGTATGGCGCGCAGGTGGGCAACGCGGTGGCGTTCCTCCGCCGGCTGCTCTCCGCCTGTGCCCACACGGCCCAGCCCCGCGTCACGCGCTGGGACGCCGTGCGGCAGTTCGCGTCCGAGTCCGGAATCCCGGAGTCCCTGCTGCGCGATGACATGCCGCTGGAGCCCGCGCGGGTCCGCGACTTCCTCTCCACGCGGGTGCTGGGCCAGCAGGCCGCGGTGGAGCGCGTGGCGTCCGTCGTGTCCGTGCTCAAGTCGGGGCTGGCGGACACGCGCAAGCCGCTGGGCTCGCTGCTCTTCGTCGGCCCCACGGGCGTGGGAAAGACGGAGCTGTCCAAGGCGCTGGCGGAGCTGCTGTTCGGCTCGCGCGAGCGGATGGTCCGCCTGGACATGGGCGAGTACGCGGGCCCCGACGCGCTGGTGCGCTTGCTGGGGGATTCCTCCACGCCCGGCTACCTCTCCGCCACCGTGCGCCGGCAGCCCTTCTGCGTGGTGCTGCTGGACGAAATCGAGAAGGCCCACCCCGCCGTCCATGACTCGCTCCTGGGCGTGCTCGGCGAGGGCCGGCTCACGGATGCGTCGGGCCGCTTCACCGACTTCCGCAACGCCGTCATCGTGCTCACCAGCAACCTGGGCGCGGACACGTGGCGCGCGCGCGTGGGCTTCGACTCGCTGGGCGGCACGCCCGACACCGCGGCCCTGCGCACGCACTACCTGGCGGAGGTGCAGCGCTTCTTCCGCCCGGAGATGTTCAACCGCCTGGACGACACCATCGTCTTCTCGCCCCTCTCGGCGGAGCTGCTGCGCAAGCTCGTGGTGCGCGAGGTGGACGCCATCCGCCGCCGCTCCGGCTTGTCCCGGCATGACGCGATGCTGGAGGTCTCCGAGTCCGCGCTGGACTGGCTCGCGGCGCGCGGCTTCGACCCTCGCTACGGCGCGCGTCCCCTCAAGCGGGCCCTGGAGCGGGAGCTGGTGGTGCCCGTGGCGGCCTGGCTCGCGGAGCATCCCCGAGGAGGCCCGGTGTGCCTCCACATCGAGGCCGGTCAGGACCACCTCACGCTGCGCGCGGAGGGCCTGGGGGGAGAGACGGAGGGCCTGGGCCGGCAGCCCATCGAACAGGTGCTGGAGGACGCCGCCGCGTTGCGCGCGGAGGTGCAGCGCTGGAGCCACTCGCCCCCCATGGTGGCGCTGCGCCGGGAGCTGACCGTCTTCGACAAGATGTCCCGTCAGCCCTCTTTCTGGGAGGAGCGCTCGCTCGCCGAGGATGTGGCGAGAAAGTCCGGAGATGCTCGCGAGCTGGACAAGACCTTCCGCGAGTGTGCCCAGCAGACGGAGGCCATCGAGGACCTGCTGTTCGAGGCCCACCTGTCGCGCGCCGTCGATCAGGCCGAGTCGCTCGCGCGGGAGGTGACCTCGCTGCGCAAGAGCTTCCTCCCGTTGAGGGAGCGGCTGTACTCCAGCCTCTATGAGTATGCGAAGGGCGCCACGCTGATTCTCGTGCCGGGCCGGGGCGGCTGGAACCGGGCCTGCTTCCTCGCGCGGGCCTACGAAGGCTGGTGCCAGCGGAACTCTCTCGCCTACAAGCGATTCGTCTTCCGCAAGCCCACGCTCAAGGAAGGCGAGAAGGCCACCAAGACCCGCGTGCCGGAGCGCTGGATTGAGGAGAAGGTCGACGTCGATGTGGTCGCGCTCAAGCCCGTCCCCCTGGCCTATGCCGTGCGCATCTCCGGACCGACGCTGCCCATGCTCCTCGCCTCGGAGCACGGAGTGCACCGCTTCATCGAAGGCAGCCAGGCGACGCTGGTGAAGGTGCACTTCTCCTCGCACCCTCGCGAGGCGACCTCGGCGCTCCCGGAGTTGACCGAGCTGGAGAAGAAGCTCCCCCGGCAGGAGGTTCGACGGGTTCGTCCGGGCTCGACGGAGACCTCCGGAGGCTCCGTGGAGGACCTGCGGACGCAAGCGCGCGTGCGCTACGACGCCGGCTCGCTGCGCATGGACGAGCTGCTGGAGAGCTGGATGAACTGGCGCGTGTTCACCGCCACGGAGAAGGACTGA
- a CDS encoding AAA family ATPase gives MELKLPLVVASMGGRLVEAWVPTLTPRIHFVGPSLSSLRDDLALAVMERFEKESPSSVAAYQLPPHLSLRHVEVEAETRDPEKSLHVVLKGRMGVLLEKWPRDEFWVVTPTRLPEARFAISSPDDLPRALARRLCAWCVEHEKEELKGVWTEVRERLELLEVDAYAPSILPRTPPRPPTPPRRRRPQGDASKEKATPPETPEQREARRNRRRLTLVELRAVARNLSHAARDDGLERCFGRESLVREVADALEGREGAAVILVGPPGSGKTALVHEVVRRLTTRQDAAGQRRDVWRVDGNQFIAGMSYVGQWEARARGVVQELVEVGDILYVDDLASLVYAGRTANERTNVAQFLEPHLARGELTVLAESTPERFERVREEAPTLASLFRVVQVPDLEPRATLPALLGTLRQIESMGGGGPAPRLSPLALETLLDLQQRFVAHEAFPGKAVRLLRRVISRPGTVENDVRRFTEDDVFAAMRAQTGLPDFVLGSAPPKPREVLERELASQVAGQPEAVTAVVDAILTLQRSLQPPDKPLATYLFVGPTGVGKTETAKAVARTLFGSEERMVRFDMSEFVSSSSITRLLGLPGAPDGELTTALRTQPFCVVLFDEVEKAHPRVFDALLQFLGEGRLTDGAGRTVDARQAVVVLTSNLGVREAAARTGFQHATESADAHYLSAVRAFFRPEFFNRLDRVVPFRALTPSALRVVVEHALESLLSRRGIRRGNVVVEVESQLLDLLVEQAYDPRYGARPLKRALERRLTVPLAHHLVRREGEELARVELFRRADDMGLSVELLTRQPPWAPEPSTATWKLPAVFRALNEVTTRVDALLATLAAAPESASPEESLVLGEQLERLSAEAVDIRDHELAHREFLEQEERPTKKGRAGYDHDTGGSGRQGGLRPRPILATEPFPVSAEERLRRCLPKVVSLRDELEWLAHQLEHRESGVETRALLVEGLADTPAAALTAVLKALPQGLGRGVIHEERVEPDGSLAWAAHETPLPARARVRRQVVSLTAMGLSDLLRTLEGYALVHLPREDGVRPSLVRLELLPPASEKMEDVARVVATRDAVSQRQREARRSDESGEQALGQVVLEGNLEKMVHLSSGQSPSDSVAWVARVLRGQRRGEH, from the coding sequence ATGGAACTCAAACTCCCCCTGGTCGTCGCCTCCATGGGCGGCCGCCTCGTCGAGGCCTGGGTCCCCACCCTCACGCCGCGCATCCACTTCGTGGGTCCCAGCCTGTCCTCGCTGCGCGATGACCTGGCGCTCGCCGTGATGGAGCGCTTCGAGAAGGAGAGCCCGTCGAGCGTGGCCGCCTACCAGCTGCCACCCCACCTGTCGCTGCGGCACGTGGAGGTCGAGGCCGAGACGCGCGACCCCGAGAAGAGCCTGCACGTCGTGCTCAAGGGCCGGATGGGCGTGCTGCTGGAGAAGTGGCCGCGCGATGAGTTCTGGGTCGTCACGCCCACCCGGCTCCCGGAGGCCCGCTTCGCGATTTCGAGCCCCGACGACCTTCCCCGCGCGCTCGCGCGGCGGCTGTGCGCGTGGTGCGTGGAGCACGAGAAGGAGGAGCTGAAGGGCGTGTGGACGGAGGTCCGGGAACGCCTGGAGCTGCTCGAGGTGGATGCGTATGCGCCGTCCATCCTGCCCCGCACGCCGCCGCGCCCCCCCACGCCCCCGCGCAGGCGGCGTCCGCAGGGAGACGCGTCCAAGGAGAAGGCGACGCCCCCGGAGACACCGGAGCAGCGCGAGGCCCGCCGCAACCGTCGGCGGCTCACCCTCGTGGAGCTGCGCGCGGTGGCACGCAACCTGAGCCACGCGGCGCGCGACGACGGGCTGGAGCGCTGCTTCGGCCGCGAGTCGCTGGTCCGCGAGGTGGCGGACGCACTCGAGGGTCGTGAGGGCGCCGCCGTCATCCTCGTGGGCCCGCCGGGCTCGGGCAAGACGGCGCTGGTGCACGAGGTGGTGCGCCGACTCACCACTCGGCAGGACGCCGCGGGACAGCGCCGCGACGTGTGGCGGGTGGACGGCAACCAGTTCATCGCGGGGATGAGCTACGTGGGCCAGTGGGAGGCCCGCGCTCGCGGCGTGGTGCAGGAGCTGGTCGAGGTCGGAGACATCCTCTACGTGGATGACCTGGCCTCGCTTGTCTACGCGGGCCGCACGGCCAACGAGCGCACCAACGTCGCGCAGTTCCTGGAGCCCCACCTGGCGCGCGGCGAGCTGACCGTGCTGGCCGAGTCCACCCCGGAGCGCTTCGAGCGTGTGCGGGAAGAGGCGCCCACGCTCGCCTCGCTGTTCCGCGTGGTGCAGGTGCCAGACCTGGAGCCGCGCGCGACGCTGCCGGCCCTGCTGGGCACCCTGCGGCAGATCGAGAGCATGGGCGGAGGAGGTCCCGCGCCGCGCCTGTCTCCACTCGCGCTGGAGACGCTGCTGGACCTCCAGCAGCGCTTCGTCGCGCACGAGGCCTTTCCCGGCAAGGCGGTGCGCCTGCTGCGGCGGGTGATTTCGAGGCCCGGCACCGTCGAGAACGACGTGCGCCGCTTCACCGAGGACGACGTCTTCGCGGCGATGCGCGCGCAGACGGGCCTGCCTGACTTCGTGCTGGGCAGCGCGCCGCCCAAGCCGCGCGAGGTCCTGGAGCGGGAGCTGGCCTCGCAGGTCGCGGGGCAGCCGGAGGCCGTCACCGCCGTGGTGGACGCCATCCTCACCCTCCAGCGCTCGCTGCAACCTCCCGACAAGCCGCTGGCCACCTACCTCTTCGTCGGCCCCACCGGCGTGGGCAAGACGGAGACGGCCAAGGCCGTGGCGCGCACCCTCTTCGGCAGCGAGGAGCGGATGGTGCGCTTCGACATGTCGGAGTTCGTGTCCTCCTCCAGCATCACCCGGCTCCTGGGCCTGCCCGGTGCGCCGGATGGCGAGCTGACCACGGCGCTGCGCACCCAGCCCTTCTGCGTGGTGCTGTTCGACGAGGTGGAGAAGGCCCACCCTCGCGTCTTCGACGCCCTGCTCCAGTTCCTCGGTGAAGGCCGGCTGACGGATGGCGCGGGCCGCACCGTGGATGCGCGGCAGGCGGTGGTGGTCCTCACCTCGAACCTGGGCGTGCGCGAGGCCGCCGCCCGCACGGGCTTCCAGCACGCCACCGAGAGCGCCGACGCGCACTACCTCTCCGCGGTCCGCGCCTTCTTCCGTCCGGAGTTCTTCAACCGACTGGACCGCGTGGTGCCCTTCCGTGCGCTGACGCCTTCCGCGCTGCGCGTCGTCGTGGAGCACGCCCTCGAGTCGCTCCTGTCCCGTCGAGGCATCCGCCGAGGCAACGTCGTCGTGGAGGTGGAGTCGCAGTTGCTCGACCTGCTGGTGGAGCAGGCCTATGACCCGCGCTACGGCGCCCGTCCCTTGAAGCGCGCCTTGGAGCGCCGCCTCACGGTGCCGCTGGCGCATCACCTCGTCCGGCGCGAGGGCGAGGAGTTGGCCCGCGTGGAGCTGTTCCGCCGGGCCGATGACATGGGCCTGTCGGTGGAGCTGCTCACCCGGCAGCCCCCATGGGCGCCTGAGCCGTCCACCGCCACCTGGAAGCTTCCCGCGGTGTTCCGCGCGCTGAATGAAGTGACCACGCGCGTGGACGCCCTGCTCGCGACGCTCGCGGCGGCGCCTGAATCCGCGAGCCCCGAGGAGTCCCTGGTCCTGGGTGAGCAACTGGAGCGCCTGTCCGCCGAGGCCGTGGACATCCGCGACCACGAGCTCGCGCACCGTGAGTTCCTGGAGCAGGAGGAGCGCCCCACCAAGAAGGGCCGCGCGGGCTACGACCACGACACCGGGGGGTCGGGGCGGCAGGGCGGGTTGCGGCCTCGGCCCATCCTCGCCACGGAGCCCTTTCCCGTGTCCGCCGAGGAGCGGCTGCGTCGCTGCCTCCCCAAGGTGGTGAGCCTGCGCGATGAGCTGGAGTGGCTGGCCCATCAGCTCGAGCACCGGGAGTCCGGCGTAGAGACGCGCGCGCTGCTCGTGGAGGGACTCGCGGACACGCCCGCGGCCGCGCTGACGGCCGTGCTGAAGGCCCTGCCCCAAGGACTGGGCCGCGGGGTGATTCACGAGGAGCGCGTGGAGCCCGACGGGAGCCTCGCGTGGGCGGCGCACGAGACGCCCCTTCCCGCCCGAGCCCGGGTCCGGCGCCAGGTGGTGAGCCTGACGGCGATGGGCCTGAGCGACCTCCTCCGGACGCTGGAGGGCTACGCGCTGGTGCACCTTCCTCGGGAAGACGGCGTGAGGCCCTCGCTGGTCCGCTTGGAGCTGTTGCCGCCCGCATCAGAGAAGATGGAAGACGTCGCGCGGGTGGTGGCGACCCGCGACGCCGTGAGTCAGCGGCAGCGCGAGGCACGTCGCTCGGACGAGTCCGGCGAGCAGGCCCTGGGACAGGTCGTCCTGGAGGGAAACCTCGAGAAGATGGTTCATCTGAGCAGCGGGCAATCCCCCTCGGACTCCGTCGCCTGGGTGGCGCGGGTGCTGCGCGGCCAGCGCCGAGGAGAGCACTGA